One part of the Sphingobacterium sp. LZ7M1 genome encodes these proteins:
- a CDS encoding DUF2752 domain-containing protein: MRNPRSRLYITTGIVCFIGIIWLLLDYYASANITLCPVKLVTGYPCPSCGTTRSISALFNGQLKDAFMINPLGIVSSIIIMAVLVLMLLDLVTKRDYYYKVYNQVEKFLQQHKAFSAILVILVILNWAWNISKGL; this comes from the coding sequence ATGCGGAATCCAAGGAGCAGACTGTATATTACTACGGGAATAGTTTGTTTCATTGGGATTATCTGGCTATTGCTGGATTATTATGCTTCCGCGAACATCACACTATGTCCAGTGAAACTGGTTACAGGCTATCCTTGTCCTTCCTGTGGGACGACAAGATCCATTTCAGCATTGTTTAATGGGCAGCTTAAGGATGCATTTATGATCAACCCTTTGGGGATCGTTTCGAGCATCATCATTATGGCTGTTTTGGTATTGATGCTGCTTGATTTGGTTACAAAGCGTGATTATTATTATAAAGTTTATAATCAGGTTGAAAAATTTCTTCAGCAGCATAAGGCATTCAGTGCGATTCTGGTCATATTAGTTATTTTAAATTGGGCATGGAACATATCGAAGGGACTATAG
- a CDS encoding TM2 domain-containing protein — translation MSNNKFFESYQLMEIKDLLTRSDESKYTNVQIQQYKDPTTVLIVSILAGSFGIDRFMIGDTGLGIAKLLTCGGLGIWTIIDWFLIMGATKTKNFEKLITSLNY, via the coding sequence ATGTCAAACAACAAGTTTTTTGAATCATATCAATTGATGGAGATCAAGGATCTATTGACGAGGTCGGATGAAAGTAAATACACGAATGTTCAGATCCAACAATATAAAGATCCAACTACTGTCTTGATCGTTTCCATTTTGGCGGGTTCCTTTGGGATTGACCGCTTTATGATTGGAGATACCGGTTTGGGAATTGCCAAATTATTGACCTGTGGAGGTTTGGGAATATGGACTATCATTGATTGGTTCCTGATCATGGGGGCAACAAAAACCAAAAATTTCGAAAAACTGATTACCTCCTTGAATTATTAA
- a CDS encoding DUF4870 domain-containing protein, with protein MEHIEGTIAFNPREITEDEREYASNSYLMSLFALFIGLPLPIFNLLATVIFYLGNRKSTRFVKWHCTQALISQFAIFFFNTAGFWWTMAIIFNRKEVSDAYIAYLMLILLLNGIEIVSTIYTSIKTRKGIHVRWFLFSDITDNLLKR; from the coding sequence ATGGAACATATCGAAGGGACTATAGCTTTTAATCCGAGAGAGATTACCGAGGATGAACGTGAATATGCATCAAATAGTTATTTGATGTCTTTGTTTGCTTTGTTTATTGGTTTACCGTTGCCTATATTCAATTTACTGGCAACTGTGATTTTCTATTTGGGCAATCGTAAATCCACTCGCTTTGTAAAGTGGCATTGTACTCAAGCACTTATTTCCCAATTTGCCATTTTCTTTTTCAATACCGCTGGATTTTGGTGGACCATGGCGATTATTTTTAATAGGAAGGAAGTGAGCGATGCTTATATCGCCTACCTGATGTTGATTTTACTGTTGAATGGGATTGAAATTGTTTCCACCATCTATACTTCGATAAAAACAAGAAAGGGAATTCATGTACGTTGGTTCCTGTTTTCGGATATCACTGATAATCTGTTGAAACGATGA
- a CDS encoding DUF3820 family protein, with protein MAKQETNFLNPNLLVELANSRMPFGKYQGYLLMNLPEPYLAWFKQKGFPPGKIGILLETLYEIKLNGLEYLLKPLVKK; from the coding sequence ATGGCAAAACAAGAGACTAATTTTTTAAATCCCAATCTTTTGGTTGAACTGGCCAACAGTAGGATGCCCTTTGGGAAATATCAAGGGTACCTATTGATGAACTTGCCGGAGCCGTATTTGGCTTGGTTCAAACAGAAGGGATTTCCGCCGGGCAAAATCGGGATCCTGTTGGAAACTCTCTATGAAATAAAACTCAATGGTCTGGAGTATTTATTAAAGCCATTGGTCAAAAAGTGA
- a CDS encoding FkbM family methyltransferase yields the protein MSKIKKAILNYFPIHKFFHARSFSQEGEDMVLRGFYEGRKNYKGFYVDVGAHHPYRFSNTMYFYKKGWRGINIEPSPEAMKWFRWFRTKDVNLNIGISESPQELTYYCFNEPALNGFSQEISEKRDGLNAKYHLIKTIPVPTLPLKEVLQKHLPKGKKIDFLSVDAEGFDLIVLNSNDWQQFRPSFVLVEEELSIADLDKSEVFQLMLDKGYALVAKTKRTLFFKNLEEK from the coding sequence ATGTCTAAAATCAAGAAAGCTATCTTAAACTATTTCCCGATCCATAAATTTTTCCATGCACGTTCATTTTCACAAGAAGGCGAGGACATGGTCCTTAGAGGTTTTTATGAAGGACGAAAAAACTACAAAGGATTTTATGTAGACGTAGGTGCCCATCACCCCTATAGATTCTCCAACACCATGTACTTCTACAAAAAAGGCTGGCGTGGAATTAACATTGAGCCCTCCCCTGAGGCCATGAAATGGTTCAGATGGTTTAGGACCAAAGATGTCAACCTCAATATTGGCATCAGCGAAAGCCCTCAAGAATTGACTTATTATTGCTTCAACGAACCCGCATTGAACGGATTTTCCCAAGAAATATCTGAAAAAAGAGATGGCCTGAATGCAAAATACCACCTGATAAAGACTATCCCCGTACCAACACTACCTCTAAAAGAGGTTTTGCAAAAGCACCTGCCAAAAGGGAAAAAGATCGACTTCCTTTCTGTTGATGCCGAAGGATTTGACCTGATCGTCTTGAACAGCAATGATTGGCAACAGTTTAGACCTAGCTTTGTCCTAGTTGAAGAAGAACTCTCCATTGCTGACCTGGATAAATCTGAAGTCTTTCAATTGATGCTCGACAAAGGATACGCTTTAGTAGCAAAAACCAAAAGGACTTTATTCTTTAAGAATTTAGAAGAGAAATAA
- a CDS encoding sugar transferase, which translates to MLAPIALFVYNRPVHTRKTLSALEANSLAEQSDIYIFSDGAKTAQDIEAVNQVRSIIREPWKFKHIYIIERSQNKGLANSIIEGVTQVLQKHGRIIVLEDDLETSSFALQYFNDALNHYQDQEKVMEISGYMYPVDKPKKLPQSFFFRVANSWGWATWDRAWQHFNPDIEELTKDFTRKQKKAFSVDNSENFWKQVKQFKAGKINSWAIRWYLSVFNKGGLVLYPRFSFVQNTGTDGSGTHSDVDKVYRVELSKKPVRKFPVIIEEDPLAFQAIKHFYKNRKGTFFERLAKFIEKKMLERKMRKL; encoded by the coding sequence ATGCTAGCACCAATCGCTTTATTTGTTTACAATAGACCTGTTCATACCCGTAAGACATTATCCGCTCTTGAGGCCAACAGTTTGGCGGAGCAATCCGATATATACATTTTTTCAGATGGGGCAAAAACGGCCCAAGATATCGAGGCTGTCAACCAAGTACGTTCCATCATCCGTGAACCTTGGAAGTTTAAGCATATCTATATCATCGAACGCTCCCAAAACAAGGGACTTGCCAACAGTATCATCGAAGGGGTAACCCAGGTGCTGCAGAAACATGGAAGAATCATCGTTCTGGAGGATGACCTGGAAACCTCCAGTTTTGCCCTTCAATACTTCAATGATGCGCTCAACCATTATCAAGATCAGGAAAAGGTGATGGAGATTTCGGGCTATATGTATCCAGTGGATAAGCCCAAGAAACTGCCACAATCTTTTTTCTTCCGGGTAGCCAATAGTTGGGGCTGGGCAACATGGGATAGGGCCTGGCAACATTTCAATCCCGATATTGAGGAGTTGACCAAGGATTTTACCCGTAAACAAAAGAAAGCCTTTAGCGTGGATAACTCCGAGAATTTCTGGAAGCAGGTCAAACAATTCAAGGCCGGCAAAATCAATTCCTGGGCAATCCGTTGGTACCTGTCGGTTTTCAACAAAGGTGGACTGGTCTTGTATCCCAGGTTTTCATTTGTCCAAAACACGGGAACAGACGGATCTGGAACCCATTCGGATGTTGATAAGGTCTATCGGGTAGAGCTTTCTAAAAAGCCTGTCCGCAAATTCCCGGTGATCATCGAAGAAGATCCTTTGGCATTCCAGGCCATCAAGCATTTCTATAAAAATCGCAAGGGAACCTTTTTTGAAAGGTTAGCGAAATTTATAGAAAAGAAGATGTTGGAGCGTAAGATGCGAAAGCTGTAA
- a CDS encoding lipopolysaccharide biosynthesis protein: protein MSENTKNITINGLFWNTLDRFGNQAIVTIVAIITARIISPDEFAVIAALAIFSIIATTFVDSGLATSLVRTKVVDELDYSSMFIFNLSVSAIIYLILYFASPYIERYYNIPGLALYARVLFLQIIIQSFSIVQYVKILKKFQFHLTTRINVLAVLFAGIIVIIVALLGYGVWALILQPLLYTLFRTVMLWMWGDWKVNFAFSGASLKKHLSFSLSFMVSNMLGKVLSPFYASFIGKFYTPAQVGYYYQGNKWGETAGQTITAILQGTTLSTLTPIQDDLPRYLNASRKTLTSLAFALMPISFLAIAVAKPGFVFFLTDTWVSSILLFQILCFASIFTSLTDLNANFLNIKGRSKLFLILEITKVSLAIITLFFTYRHGLVMIALGLVAVRIICYIIAAVMSGRVYGYNLFMQVKDLLPTTLISIIAAGVAYLPLFFNLIPNYLLLIIVQSLIFVVIYVGANHLIKNDIWLEILGMLKKKLAKKS, encoded by the coding sequence ATGAGCGAAAACACGAAAAACATCACCATCAATGGGCTATTCTGGAATACCTTGGATCGATTCGGCAATCAGGCCATCGTTACCATCGTCGCGATCATTACGGCCAGGATCATAAGCCCCGATGAGTTTGCTGTGATCGCTGCCCTGGCGATATTTTCCATTATTGCGACTACCTTTGTAGATAGTGGATTGGCGACTTCGTTGGTCAGGACCAAGGTAGTGGATGAATTGGACTATTCTTCCATGTTCATCTTCAACCTCTCCGTAAGTGCCATTATCTACCTGATCCTCTATTTTGCATCCCCATATATCGAAAGATACTACAATATCCCAGGCCTTGCCCTTTATGCTAGGGTCTTGTTCCTGCAGATTATTATCCAATCCTTTAGTATTGTACAATACGTAAAGATCCTCAAGAAGTTTCAATTCCATTTAACGACCAGGATCAATGTATTGGCCGTCCTTTTTGCCGGTATTATTGTGATCATTGTTGCCCTATTGGGCTATGGAGTATGGGCATTGATTTTACAACCCCTTTTGTACACCCTGTTCAGGACGGTAATGCTATGGATGTGGGGTGATTGGAAAGTAAATTTCGCATTCAGTGGAGCATCCTTAAAAAAGCATCTTTCGTTCTCCCTTTCCTTTATGGTTTCAAACATGTTGGGCAAGGTACTCTCTCCTTTTTATGCCTCCTTTATCGGCAAATTTTATACTCCTGCTCAGGTAGGATACTATTACCAAGGTAATAAATGGGGAGAAACAGCAGGGCAGACCATTACCGCTATTTTGCAGGGAACGACCCTGTCTACCTTGACCCCTATCCAAGACGACCTCCCAAGGTACTTGAATGCCAGCAGAAAAACATTGACTAGCCTTGCATTCGCTTTGATGCCAATCAGTTTTCTGGCCATTGCAGTGGCTAAACCAGGTTTTGTTTTCTTCCTAACGGACACCTGGGTATCATCGATACTGCTGTTCCAAATATTATGTTTCGCCAGTATCTTCACTTCATTGACCGATCTGAATGCGAACTTCCTGAATATCAAGGGGCGCTCTAAACTTTTCCTGATCTTGGAAATCACCAAGGTTTCCTTGGCCATCATTACCCTGTTTTTCACCTACAGACATGGTTTGGTCATGATTGCTCTTGGACTCGTTGCCGTCAGGATCATTTGCTATATTATTGCAGCAGTCATGAGCGGTAGGGTTTATGGCTACAACCTGTTCATGCAGGTCAAAGACCTTTTGCCGACGACCCTGATTTCCATCATAGCGGCTGGAGTGGCTTATTTACCGCTCTTTTTTAACCTAATACCGAATTACTTGCTACTCATCATAGTACAAAGCCTTATATTCGTAGTTATTTATGTTGGAGCCAATCATCTGATCAAAAATGATATCTGGTTGGAAATCTTGGGCATGTTAAAGAAGAAATTAGCGAAAAAATCTTAA
- a CDS encoding glycosyltransferase family 2 protein: MAYPKVSIITIVYNNVRDIGFTLASVDQQTYPNIEYIVVDGKSTDGTLDVIAEYKDLINILVSEKDNGIYDAMNKGLALATGDYVLFLNSGDELFAPNTLEKIFGNEDHADIYYGETKLINEDREIIGDRRHKTPAHFDWQSFKYGMNVCHQAIYIKRSLTAPYDLQYKLSSDIDWVIRAAQKANKVVNVKDYVAKYLVGGMSQQRHKQSLKERYEIFKKYYGIVPNLINHGVIAMRLLVHRFKHGKTRD, from the coding sequence ATGGCTTATCCTAAGGTTTCAATCATTACCATTGTTTACAATAATGTTAGGGATATCGGATTTACCCTAGCTTCTGTAGATCAGCAGACCTACCCTAATATCGAATATATTGTGGTGGACGGCAAGTCTACGGATGGAACCCTGGATGTCATTGCTGAGTATAAGGATTTGATCAATATCTTGGTTTCTGAAAAGGATAATGGCATTTACGACGCAATGAACAAAGGCTTGGCCCTTGCTACGGGCGATTATGTGCTGTTCCTGAATTCAGGGGATGAACTTTTTGCTCCCAATACCTTGGAGAAAATCTTTGGCAATGAAGACCATGCGGATATCTATTATGGAGAGACCAAGTTGATCAATGAGGACCGTGAGATTATTGGGGACCGTCGTCATAAAACGCCGGCTCATTTCGATTGGCAATCCTTTAAATATGGCATGAATGTCTGTCATCAGGCCATCTATATCAAGCGCAGCTTGACAGCTCCCTATGATCTGCAGTACAAATTGAGTTCAGATATAGACTGGGTGATCAGAGCTGCCCAAAAAGCGAACAAAGTCGTGAATGTGAAAGATTATGTTGCCAAATATTTGGTAGGTGGGATGTCACAGCAGCGACACAAGCAGAGTTTGAAGGAACGCTACGAGATCTTTAAGAAATACTATGGTATTGTTCCTAACCTAATCAACCATGGTGTTATCGCCATGCGCCTACTGGTACATCGATTTAAGCATGGCAAAACAAGAGACTAA
- a CDS encoding M48 family metallopeptidase produces the protein MKILGKFLVLAAGIAVCYLLLLQVNWTSVFEVQQNQDRLESKLGKLVLEQVRDLYDVIEDEQIDSTLDSLFIPLLKENYIPSKNYDLLLVESEEVNAFALPDDKIIVTTALINFLDSADYMSAILAHEIAHCEKNHVMRSLITNFGLDLLLSGSGTGEVTNFLTGQAFSRKLEKEADEKAVEYLEEAHVDPSSLMKVMELFDVYLSSDGDVSWISSHPVPADRKKYLEQKINRIKTDPNTYKSPISSKSWTDLQGLISEYANQD, from the coding sequence ATGAAGATTCTAGGCAAATTTCTGGTATTAGCTGCTGGAATTGCAGTCTGTTATCTACTGTTGTTGCAAGTGAATTGGACGAGTGTGTTTGAAGTCCAACAGAATCAGGATCGCTTGGAGTCAAAATTGGGTAAGTTGGTGCTGGAACAGGTGCGCGACCTGTATGATGTGATCGAGGATGAGCAGATCGACAGTACCCTCGATTCGCTTTTTATTCCCTTATTGAAAGAAAATTATATCCCTAGCAAAAACTATGATCTTCTGTTGGTGGAAAGTGAAGAGGTGAATGCCTTTGCCCTTCCTGACGATAAGATCATCGTGACGACAGCCCTGATCAATTTTTTGGATAGTGCAGATTATATGTCGGCCATCTTGGCCCATGAGATTGCCCATTGTGAGAAAAACCATGTGATGCGTTCATTGATCACTAATTTTGGTTTGGATCTATTGCTGTCAGGATCAGGTACCGGTGAAGTGACCAATTTCTTGACAGGGCAGGCCTTCTCAAGGAAGCTTGAAAAAGAAGCCGATGAAAAAGCCGTGGAATATTTGGAAGAGGCCCATGTTGATCCAAGTAGCTTGATGAAAGTTATGGAGCTGTTTGATGTGTATCTGAGTTCGGATGGGGATGTCAGCTGGATTTCTTCTCACCCTGTTCCTGCAGACCGCAAGAAATACCTAGAACAAAAGATCAACAGGATCAAGACGGACCCTAATACCTACAAAAGTCCCATTAGCTCCAAAAGCTGGACAGACCTGCAAGGTCTGATTTCCGAATATGCCAATCAGGATTAA
- a CDS encoding TonB-dependent receptor has product MKYLLTFCLVLLSFVPVLAQVNIAGKVQDKTKGSNLQDASIQLLNLKDSTIRTAKSNDKGDFSIPRVANGNYKLTGTLLGFKKFEKNIVVKPSMETLLVGLEPGEIVIEEITIAPAPNVAVKGDTMEFNARNFATREYADADEMVAQVPGVTIDEDGKVTAHGEEVTKIMVDGKEFFSTDPKVALKTLPADIIDKLQIIDEKSEQTKFSGFDDGKRSKVINIVTKPDKKKGLFGKFNAGKGDADKFSINSGVNAFRGDEKISINIMANNINETEFSEQGRGGFRRGNNNTDRGLSDTYAAAANYTNTFLDKKMEVNGNYRFRNSSTFTNTLSDIEYITGSRANQFQNQHQTGNNGNISHNLRGRLKWDIDSMNRIDINPNLSYTKSDLANSSISNMSKNRTEPLNNSNRNFNNNNEAFNFGGGLTYMHRFKKAGQTISLSLDGNKSSNEALGKTLAFNQYYKDAVLDRIDTANRESTTYGYGNGYNGRLSYTYNVSKISRLQANYGMRNTSNYSDRKTMEFLAETGQFEELNDRLSNEFRNDFTHHSAGLSYSYNKQDTFRFQIGMNYEHGYRVNNRTVPINLRTTADFGAFLPELTMAYYFSKERHLEFNYNGATNTPSIDQLQDYIDNSNELFLRNGNPNLSQEYTHRFRLQYRDVNRSNGRSFNSSLNFDYTNNKIINSTMTTDSTITLFEDIILGAGGQYVVPENINGVFQLRANNNYGLPLKKLGFNLNLNNYMYYNRNYAILNKVLMPNHSYGFSQHVGIFTNFSKKIIIGFNYNLNMNFTNNPMSEISHYRITNHRISNSLNLEFFKNMTLGYNYSFYRNGGVMGAEAISTNLLNASIGYKILKKRNAEISLKAFDLFNNARNINRRASEISISNITSNTLTRYFLLSLNYNLRSFGGRSGRD; this is encoded by the coding sequence ATGAAATACCTGCTTACCTTTTGCCTAGTTTTATTAAGCTTTGTCCCTGTATTGGCTCAAGTCAATATCGCTGGAAAGGTGCAGGACAAAACAAAGGGTAGCAACTTACAGGATGCCAGCATCCAACTCCTGAACCTCAAAGATTCCACCATCCGTACGGCCAAATCAAATGACAAAGGAGATTTCTCAATCCCAAGGGTAGCCAATGGCAATTATAAATTGACCGGAACTTTATTGGGCTTCAAAAAGTTCGAGAAAAACATCGTTGTAAAGCCTTCGATGGAAACGCTTCTGGTTGGCTTAGAACCTGGGGAAATCGTAATCGAAGAGATTACCATCGCTCCAGCACCTAATGTTGCCGTCAAAGGGGATACCATGGAATTCAATGCCCGTAATTTCGCCACTAGAGAATATGCCGATGCTGATGAAATGGTTGCTCAGGTCCCTGGTGTAACCATCGATGAAGATGGAAAAGTTACTGCACATGGCGAGGAGGTCACCAAGATCATGGTGGACGGCAAGGAGTTCTTCAGCACTGACCCTAAAGTGGCCCTAAAAACCCTCCCGGCAGACATCATTGACAAGCTACAGATCATCGATGAGAAATCCGAACAGACTAAATTCTCCGGATTCGATGATGGTAAAAGGTCCAAAGTCATTAACATCGTAACCAAGCCCGACAAGAAAAAAGGACTCTTTGGAAAGTTCAACGCTGGTAAAGGTGATGCCGACAAATTCTCGATCAACTCCGGTGTAAATGCTTTCCGTGGAGATGAAAAAATCTCCATCAATATCATGGCCAACAACATCAATGAAACAGAGTTTTCCGAACAAGGAAGAGGCGGGTTCAGAAGAGGAAATAACAACACCGACCGAGGTCTATCTGACACCTATGCGGCTGCAGCCAACTATACCAATACATTCCTCGACAAAAAGATGGAAGTCAATGGAAACTATAGGTTCCGCAATAGCAGCACTTTTACCAATACCCTATCAGACATTGAGTATATTACAGGAAGCCGAGCCAACCAATTCCAGAACCAACATCAAACCGGTAACAATGGCAACATATCCCATAACCTGAGAGGTCGACTGAAATGGGATATCGACAGCATGAACCGCATCGATATCAATCCAAACCTTTCTTATACAAAAAGTGATCTGGCCAATAGCTCAATCAGCAACATGAGCAAGAATAGGACAGAACCCCTGAACAACTCCAACCGAAACTTCAACAACAATAATGAAGCCTTCAATTTTGGTGGCGGCTTGACCTATATGCACCGATTCAAAAAAGCGGGTCAGACCATATCCTTGAGTTTAGACGGAAACAAGAGCAGCAACGAGGCGTTAGGAAAAACCTTAGCCTTCAACCAATACTATAAAGATGCAGTTCTAGACCGAATCGACACTGCCAATCGCGAAAGTACGACCTATGGATATGGAAATGGATACAATGGAAGACTTTCCTACACCTACAATGTCTCCAAGATCTCCAGATTGCAGGCCAACTATGGCATGCGAAATACCAGCAACTATTCCGACCGGAAAACTATGGAGTTTCTTGCCGAGACAGGGCAGTTTGAAGAACTGAACGATCGATTATCCAATGAATTCCGAAATGATTTCACCCATCACAGTGCAGGGCTTTCTTATTCATACAATAAACAGGACACCTTTAGGTTCCAGATTGGAATGAACTATGAACATGGCTACCGGGTAAACAACCGGACCGTCCCCATAAATCTGAGAACCACTGCAGACTTTGGAGCCTTTCTTCCAGAACTGACCATGGCCTATTACTTTAGCAAAGAAAGGCACCTGGAATTCAACTATAATGGCGCGACAAACACCCCTTCCATCGATCAATTGCAGGACTATATTGATAATTCAAACGAATTGTTTCTCCGAAACGGAAACCCAAACCTGAGCCAGGAATACACCCATCGGTTCCGTCTTCAGTATCGGGATGTAAACCGCAGCAATGGCCGGAGCTTCAACAGTAGCCTTAATTTTGACTACACCAACAATAAGATCATCAACTCCACCATGACCACCGACAGCACCATCACCCTGTTTGAAGATATTATCCTAGGTGCCGGTGGACAATATGTCGTACCTGAAAACATCAACGGTGTATTTCAACTTCGAGCAAATAACAACTATGGGCTACCGTTAAAAAAACTGGGCTTCAACCTGAACTTGAACAATTACATGTATTACAACCGTAATTATGCCATCCTCAACAAAGTCTTGATGCCAAACCACAGCTATGGTTTTAGCCAGCATGTGGGCATATTTACCAATTTCAGTAAAAAGATCATCATTGGATTCAATTACAATCTGAACATGAACTTTACCAATAACCCAATGAGTGAAATATCCCACTACCGGATTACCAACCATAGAATCAGCAATTCCCTGAACCTGGAATTCTTTAAGAACATGACCTTGGGTTATAATTATTCTTTCTACCGTAATGGGGGTGTAATGGGTGCAGAGGCCATTTCAACAAACTTGCTGAATGCGTCTATCGGATATAAGATCTTGAAGAAAAGAAATGCTGAAATCTCCTTAAAGGCTTTTGACCTGTTCAACAATGCCCGAAACATCAATCGTCGAGCGTCCGAGATTTCTATTTCAAACATCACCTCAAACACCTTGACCAGATATTTCCTATTGAGCCTGAACTATAATTTAAGAAGTTTTGGAGGAAGATCGGGCAGAGATTAA
- a CDS encoding rhodanese-related sulfurtransferase, protein MAQYQTLLYYCYSPIENAEKFAEDHLEFCKSLGLLGRIIVADEGLNGTVSGTPEACKAYMEHVHADPRFAKTEFKVDDVEELSFIKMHCRYKEEIVHSGLRNPSVIDPNKQTGKHLEPKDFLALKDQEDVVILDVRSNYEHNVGRFKNAVTLDIENFREFPEKVKELEHLKGKKILTYCTGGIKCEKASALLLKEGFEDVYQLHGGIIKYGKEAGGEDFEGECYVFDNRVTVPVNSVNPTVVSTCKNCGKITSKMINCANPICNEHFTQCDECGWELDGCCSDDCKSHPKKREYDGTGYYVKVPQPVNIDKISKRKHKKLVKN, encoded by the coding sequence ATGGCACAATATCAAACACTGCTGTACTATTGCTACAGCCCTATCGAGAATGCGGAAAAGTTCGCAGAAGATCATCTAGAATTTTGTAAATCACTTGGCTTGTTGGGACGAATCATCGTTGCTGATGAAGGTCTTAATGGTACGGTTTCGGGTACTCCGGAGGCTTGTAAGGCGTATATGGAGCATGTGCATGCGGATCCGAGGTTTGCAAAGACCGAATTCAAGGTGGACGACGTAGAAGAACTTTCATTCATCAAGATGCATTGTCGTTACAAAGAGGAGATTGTTCACTCAGGTCTGCGCAATCCATCTGTGATCGATCCAAACAAACAGACGGGAAAGCATCTGGAGCCTAAGGATTTCTTGGCGTTGAAAGATCAAGAGGATGTGGTTATCCTTGACGTTCGTTCAAATTATGAGCATAATGTAGGTCGTTTTAAGAACGCTGTTACATTGGATATAGAAAATTTCCGTGAGTTTCCGGAAAAAGTGAAGGAATTGGAACATCTAAAGGGCAAGAAAATCTTGACTTATTGTACAGGTGGTATCAAGTGTGAAAAAGCTTCTGCTCTATTGTTGAAAGAGGGTTTTGAGGATGTTTATCAATTGCACGGTGGTATCATTAAATATGGTAAGGAAGCTGGCGGGGAGGATTTTGAAGGGGAATGCTATGTTTTTGATAACCGTGTTACAGTTCCGGTCAATTCGGTTAACCCGACAGTTGTTTCAACATGTAAAAACTGTGGGAAAATTACTTCGAAAATGATCAACTGTGCAAACCCGATCTGCAATGAGCATTTTACGCAATGTGATGAATGTGGCTGGGAATTAGACGGTTGCTGTTCTGACGACTGTAAGTCGCATCCGAAGAAACGTGAGTATGACGGTACAGGCTATTATGTAAAAGTACCTCAGCCTGTCAATATTGATAAAATCTCAAAGCGTAAGCACAAGAAGTTGGTGAAAAATTAA
- a CDS encoding TetR/AcrR family transcriptional regulator codes for MKETTLSRKEKILQTALQLFAIKGYLDTSTKEIAAKAGVSEALIFKHFGNKDALLAHIVKSGYRKVLLHHKGMMTYKGAKDFLRNMVQFPSKLVADDPLFWKLQERLSHHSFSKSQHELFIKPVQPIVHKAFEELGYANPDLETQYLLLIIDMLWKKEACGELENAADLAALVETKYNL; via the coding sequence ATGAAAGAAACGACACTCAGTAGGAAGGAAAAGATTCTGCAAACTGCCTTACAGTTATTTGCAATAAAGGGATACCTTGATACCTCGACCAAGGAGATTGCTGCCAAAGCTGGAGTTTCTGAAGCACTTATCTTTAAGCATTTCGGAAACAAGGATGCTTTGTTGGCCCATATCGTGAAGTCAGGTTATAGGAAGGTGCTGCTTCATCACAAAGGGATGATGACCTATAAGGGGGCGAAGGATTTTCTTAGGAACATGGTTCAGTTTCCGAGTAAATTGGTTGCCGATGATCCTTTGTTCTGGAAATTGCAAGAACGACTTTCACACCATAGTTTCTCCAAATCTCAACACGAACTCTTCATTAAGCCCGTTCAACCCATCGTTCATAAAGCGTTTGAAGAATTGGGTTATGCCAATCCCGATCTGGAAACTCAATACCTATTGCTGATCATTGATATGTTATGGAAGAAAGAGGCCTGTGGGGAGCTTGAAAATGCAGCTGATTTAGCAGCTTTGGTAGAGACCAAATACAACCTTTAG